A window of Gemmatimonadota bacterium contains these coding sequences:
- the lysW gene encoding lysine biosynthesis protein LysW — translation MSGICPECGAEITLDYDVEVGEIITCPECGAELEVISVDPLEFALAPEEEEDWGE, via the coding sequence ATGAGCGGGATCTGCCCGGAATGTGGCGCCGAGATCACCCTGGACTATGATGTCGAGGTAGGTGAAATCATTACGTGCCCGGAATGCGGCGCGGAACTGGAAGTAATCAGCGTCGACCCGCTGGAGTTTGCACTGGCACCGGAAGAAGAGGAAGACTGGGGCGAATAG